Proteins encoded within one genomic window of Sulfurovum sp. XGS-02:
- a CDS encoding c-type cytochrome, protein MYKSYHKKIVASTLLASVVFLGTACNASNGTKDTAEAKPAAETKSAAPVNTTMNTEGFTKREIDAVGPANALVSDSVKKTYEHNGKLVVDGGVTYPIVNGKSGAYYVNEAAHTTPFNKGKRATENEQKAWDIDVMPDGTGLPEGSGTVEEGDELYEEKCASCHGDFGAGSGLYPKLTLGNAYALQKTMKNQRVNPDSEGPQRAFGPYWPYASTLWWYIKTGMPHQAPMSLTTDQVYALSAYILYINEMKIEGELVDDEYELDREKFLKIVMPNVDGFEPKINGPKGQDNAREYFNNPLNYGNGVRCMKDCFEGEPEVQRIGFELTDFNPPLSSEKTLPEPTETEAAAPGKDTYEASCAVCHATDAMGAPAVGDKAAWAAALEKGLDQVYHNAINGKGGMPPKGGAMDLSDDKVKEVVDYMIGASK, encoded by the coding sequence ATGTACAAATCTTATCATAAAAAAATTGTTGCAAGTACACTGCTTGCATCAGTAGTATTTTTAGGAACAGCTTGTAATGCATCTAACGGTACAAAAGATACAGCTGAAGCAAAGCCTGCAGCTGAAACAAAAAGTGCAGCACCAGTAAATACTACAATGAATACAGAAGGTTTCACTAAAAGAGAAATAGATGCTGTAGGTCCAGCAAACGCTTTAGTCTCTGACAGTGTTAAGAAAACATATGAGCACAATGGCAAACTCGTAGTTGACGGTGGGGTAACATATCCGATCGTGAATGGTAAATCAGGTGCGTACTATGTTAATGAAGCAGCACATACAACACCATTCAACAAAGGTAAAAGAGCAACTGAAAATGAGCAGAAAGCTTGGGATATCGATGTTATGCCTGACGGTACAGGTCTTCCTGAAGGTTCAGGTACTGTAGAAGAGGGTGATGAACTGTATGAAGAAAAATGTGCATCTTGTCACGGTGACTTTGGTGCAGGTTCTGGGCTTTACCCAAAACTTACTTTGGGTAATGCATATGCATTGCAGAAAACAATGAAGAATCAAAGAGTTAATCCGGATTCTGAAGGTCCACAGCGTGCATTCGGTCCGTACTGGCCATATGCGAGTACATTATGGTGGTACATCAAAACAGGTATGCCTCACCAAGCACCTATGTCTTTAACAACAGATCAAGTCTATGCACTATCTGCATACATCCTTTATATCAACGAGATGAAAATTGAGGGTGAGCTAGTAGATGATGAGTATGAACTAGACAGAGAGAAGTTCTTAAAGATCGTTATGCCTAACGTTGATGGTTTTGAGCCTAAGATCAATGGACCAAAAGGTCAAGACAATGCACGTGAGTACTTCAATAACCCATTGAACTACGGTAACGGTGTAAGATGTATGAAAGACTGTTTTGAAGGTGAGCCTGAAGTACAGAGAATCGGGTTTGAACTTACAGACTTTAACCCGCCATTGAGTTCAGAAAAAACATTGCCTGAGCCAACAGAAACTGAAGCAGCAGCTCCTGGTAAAGATACCTATGAAGCAAGTTGTGCGGTATGTCATGCTACAGATGCAATGGGTGCACCTGCAGTGGGTGATAAAGCAGCATGGGCAGCAGCGCTTGAGAAAGGGCTAGACCAAGTGTATCATAATGCGATCAACGGAAAAGGCGGTATGCCTCCAAAAGGTGGTGCTATGGATCTTTCAGATGATAAAGTAAAAGAAGTCGTAGATTATATGATCGGAGCAAGTAAATAA
- a CDS encoding thiosulfate oxidation carrier protein SoxY: MDRRKFMSLSMVAAAVLPASLSAIDFRAEKPDTWTAHTVADAVKALYGDIKTEEKGVKVKAPKVASNGGAIPVTVESDIAAKTVSLFQDVNPEAAVCVWDVQEGGIVDFMTKIKMKKSGTITAIVEGTDGKFYVGKVTLEVALGGCEG, translated from the coding sequence ATGGATAGAAGAAAATTTATGAGTTTAAGTATGGTTGCAGCAGCTGTATTGCCAGCAAGTTTATCTGCAATTGATTTCAGAGCTGAAAAGCCTGATACATGGACTGCTCACACTGTAGCAGACGCTGTTAAAGCACTTTACGGTGATATCAAAACAGAAGAAAAAGGTGTAAAAGTTAAAGCGCCAAAAGTAGCAAGTAACGGTGGAGCGATCCCTGTAACTGTAGAGTCTGATATCGCTGCTAAAACTGTATCTCTTTTCCAAGATGTTAACCCAGAGGCAGCTGTATGTGTATGGGATGTACAAGAGGGTGGAATCGTTGATTTCATGACTAAGATTAAAATGAAAAAATCTGGTACGATCACTGCAATCGTAGAAGGTACTGATGGTAAGTTCTATGTAGGTAAAGTAACACTAGAAGTTGCTCTTGGTGGATGTGAAGGTTAA
- the soxZ gene encoding thiosulfate oxidation carrier complex protein SoxZ gives MANMKIKAKLKGDVVEVKVMAKHDMLTYDQAKKKGVEANFITHISANVNGKVVFDVSTSQFWSKNPQFKFAFRDAGLKKGDKIEITWTDLSGKTVTEDKKIKGIK, from the coding sequence ATGGCTAATATGAAAATTAAAGCAAAGCTTAAAGGCGATGTTGTAGAAGTAAAAGTAATGGCAAAACATGACATGCTTACTTATGATCAAGCAAAGAAAAAAGGTGTTGAAGCAAACTTCATCACTCACATTAGTGCAAATGTAAACGGTAAAGTAGTATTTGATGTATCTACAAGCCAATTCTGGTCTAAAAATCCACAGTTCAAATTTGCCTTCAGAGATGCAGGTTTGAAAAAAGGTGACAAGATTGAGATCACTTGGACAGACCTTAGCGGTAAAACTGTTACTGAAGACAAAAAAATTAAAGGTATTAAATAA
- the prfA gene encoding peptide chain release factor 1: MFKEKLQPFIDRYNEISELLSSPDIASDIKRMTELSKEQSDLGPLVEKANIYVETADAISENKELLGDPELGDLAKEELSELEPMLPALEEEIKVLMIPKDKNDDKNIFLELRAGAGGDESALFVADVFRMYSRYAEQMGWKIEIVSTNEGTSGGYKELIAQIKGDSVYSKLKYEAGTHRVQRVPDTETQGRVHTSAITVAIIPEVDDVEIDIKPNEIKMDVYRSSGCGGQSVNTTDSAVRLTHIPTGIVVAIQDEKSQHKNRDKAMKVLKARVYEAELQKQLDETSSQRKLQVGSGDRSEKIRTYNYPQNRLTDHRIGLTLYALDDVMNNGNLKLVIDPLIAHAQTEAIQEAGL, encoded by the coding sequence ATGTTCAAAGAAAAACTTCAACCTTTCATCGACAGATATAATGAAATCAGTGAACTCTTAAGTTCTCCGGATATTGCCAGTGATATTAAGCGTATGACAGAACTCAGCAAAGAGCAATCTGATCTTGGTCCATTAGTGGAAAAAGCAAATATTTACGTTGAAACTGCTGATGCTATAAGCGAAAATAAAGAGCTTTTAGGGGATCCGGAGCTTGGTGACCTTGCAAAAGAAGAGCTAAGTGAGTTAGAGCCGATGCTACCTGCCTTGGAAGAAGAGATCAAGGTTCTCATGATCCCCAAAGACAAAAATGATGATAAAAACATTTTCCTTGAACTTCGTGCAGGTGCAGGAGGGGACGAAAGTGCACTTTTTGTCGCTGATGTCTTTAGAATGTACTCACGCTATGCAGAACAGATGGGATGGAAAATAGAGATCGTCAGCACCAATGAAGGTACATCAGGGGGATACAAAGAGCTTATCGCCCAAATCAAAGGGGACAGTGTCTATTCCAAGCTCAAATACGAGGCAGGTACCCACCGTGTACAACGTGTACCAGATACTGAAACACAGGGACGTGTGCATACTTCTGCTATTACTGTGGCGATCATACCTGAAGTGGATGACGTTGAGATAGACATCAAACCAAATGAAATTAAAATGGATGTATACCGTTCAAGCGGTTGTGGAGGTCAATCGGTAAATACGACTGATTCTGCCGTACGTTTGACACATATCCCTACAGGAATCGTTGTCGCAATTCAAGATGAGAAATCTCAGCACAAGAACAGAGACAAGGCGATGAAGGTACTGAAGGCCAGAGTCTATGAAGCAGAGCTTCAGAAACAGCTTGATGAGACATCAAGCCAAAGAAAACTTCAGGTAGGGTCAGGGGACCGTTCAGAAAAGATCAGAACATACAACTACCCGCAGAACAGGCTTACCGATCACCGTATCGGATTGACTCTTTATGCTTTGGATGATGTAATGAACAACGGAAATTTAAAATTGGTCATTGATCCGCTGATCGCCCATGCACAGACGGAAGCCATCCAGGAAGCAGGTCTTTGA
- the rpsT gene encoding 30S ribosomal protein S20, with amino-acid sequence MAHHKSAKKRILQTAVRTERNRYYRTRIKNITKAVHEAVAAADKAAAATAFATANKQIHSLVSKGFIKKTTAARKVSRLHKMVNAIEAA; translated from the coding sequence ATGGCACACCATAAGTCAGCAAAAAAACGTATTTTGCAAACTGCTGTAAGAACTGAGAGAAACAGATATTACAGAACGAGAATCAAAAACATCACAAAAGCCGTACATGAAGCAGTAGCAGCAGCAGATAAAGCAGCAGCAGCAACAGCATTCGCAACAGCGAACAAACAAATCCACTCACTGGTAAGCAAAGGTTTCATCAAAAAAACAACTGCTGCTAGAAAAGTAAGCCGTCTTCATAAAATGGTAAATGCTATCGAAGCTGCATAA
- the glmM gene encoding phosphoglucosamine mutase, which translates to MELFGTDGVRGKAGKKVSAVNAMRLAMATGIYFKRFSRTNKILVGKDTRRSGYMIENAMVSGLTAVGFDVIQIGPMPTPAIAFLTSNMRCDAGIMISASHNPYYDNGIKFFDLDGNKLNREKEKEIEAIYEDDAQIEAAQVTGKEIGKSKRIDDVVGRYIVHIKNSFSKTATLSGKRVVIDCANGAGYIVGPTILQELGAEVVVLGDKPNGFNINEGCGAMHPEYLAKAVLEYRADVGIALDGDADRLVIVDEKGDVVDGDKLMGVLAVHLKNQGSLKGEGMVATVMSNQGLDEYLTSQGLTLHRSAVGDKNVVEMMQKYGMNFGGEQSGHIIFSDYAKTGDGISSALQALAYLVETGKKASEAFNPYASYPQILVNLAVQEKRDFDTIEGLDVLKDKIEGLGIRHLFRYSGTENKIRLLLEGKDEKKVEEIMEECVEFFKKALA; encoded by the coding sequence TTGGAACTTTTTGGAACAGATGGTGTACGTGGGAAAGCAGGGAAAAAAGTCAGTGCAGTAAATGCAATGCGTTTGGCTATGGCTACAGGCATCTATTTTAAACGATTTAGCAGAACCAACAAAATATTAGTAGGGAAAGATACCAGACGTAGTGGATATATGATAGAGAATGCTATGGTCTCCGGGCTTACCGCTGTAGGATTTGATGTGATACAGATAGGACCTATGCCGACACCTGCTATTGCATTTTTAACATCAAATATGCGCTGTGATGCGGGGATCATGATCTCTGCAAGCCATAACCCCTATTATGACAATGGTATTAAGTTCTTTGACTTGGACGGAAACAAATTAAACCGTGAAAAAGAGAAGGAGATAGAAGCGATCTATGAAGATGATGCACAGATAGAAGCGGCTCAAGTGACAGGAAAAGAGATAGGGAAATCAAAGAGAATAGATGATGTGGTCGGTCGTTACATTGTACATATCAAAAACTCCTTTTCAAAAACAGCAACGTTGTCCGGTAAACGTGTAGTGATCGACTGTGCGAACGGGGCGGGATATATTGTTGGACCTACGATCCTACAGGAACTTGGTGCAGAGGTTGTGGTGTTGGGTGATAAGCCTAACGGATTTAACATCAATGAAGGATGCGGTGCCATGCATCCGGAGTATTTGGCAAAAGCAGTACTGGAGTATCGTGCAGATGTCGGGATCGCCTTGGATGGTGATGCAGATCGATTGGTGATAGTCGACGAGAAGGGTGATGTCGTTGATGGAGATAAGTTGATGGGTGTGCTTGCTGTACATCTTAAAAACCAAGGATCACTCAAAGGTGAGGGGATGGTTGCTACGGTGATGAGCAATCAGGGACTTGATGAGTATCTTACTTCACAGGGGCTTACCCTGCACCGTTCTGCAGTTGGAGATAAAAATGTTGTGGAGATGATGCAGAAATATGGTATGAACTTTGGTGGAGAACAGAGTGGGCATATTATTTTCTCGGATTATGCAAAGACGGGAGATGGTATCTCCAGTGCACTGCAGGCTTTGGCATACTTGGTAGAGACGGGGAAAAAGGCAAGTGAAGCATTTAACCCGTATGCGTCATATCCTCAAATCTTGGTAAACCTTGCGGTCCAGGAAAAAAGAGATTTTGATACGATCGAAGGGTTAGATGTCCTCAAAGACAAGATTGAAGGGCTAGGTATACGTCATCTTTTCCGTTACTCCGGGACAGAAAATAAAATCCGCCTTTTGCTTGAGGGAAAAGATGAAAAAAAAGTTGAAGAGATCATGGAAGAGTGTGTAGAGTTCTTTAAAAAGGCTTTAGCTTAA
- the lspA gene encoding signal peptidase II has translation MRAFAVFFLVLLGTFIIDQNIKSLFIEGYYRPGQCIDLELHYNKGVAFSMLSFLGPYLKWIQALLIVAILFFVFKEGYIKRYAFPVGLLIGGAMGNVYDRFVHGGVVDYVAWHCGFDFAVFNFADVAIDLAVVWLLVMIYFFPQKSESQ, from the coding sequence ATGAGAGCCTTTGCTGTCTTTTTTCTGGTCCTTTTGGGGACCTTTATCATAGACCAGAATATCAAATCTCTCTTTATTGAGGGGTATTATCGTCCGGGACAATGTATAGACCTTGAACTGCACTATAATAAAGGTGTGGCTTTTTCCATGCTCTCATTTCTGGGACCTTATCTTAAATGGATACAGGCACTCCTTATAGTGGCTATCCTGTTCTTTGTCTTTAAAGAAGGGTATATCAAGCGTTATGCATTTCCAGTAGGGTTACTGATAGGCGGCGCAATGGGTAATGTATATGATCGTTTTGTGCATGGGGGTGTAGTGGATTATGTTGCCTGGCATTGCGGTTTTGACTTTGCGGTATTTAACTTCGCAGATGTTGCTATAGATCTTGCTGTTGTATGGCTCTTGGTAATGATCTACTTCTTTCCTCAAAAATCAGAAAGTCAATAA
- a CDS encoding inositol monophosphatase family protein has protein sequence MNIDRLKQIALEAGKIVREGYASHKEVSHKGVVDLVTEFDIKTEAFIIDQLKKVFPDHTLVGEESHHGSYHYDKAIYIDPIDGTTNFVHGIPHLAVSLGIWEQGKPTMAVVYNPILEELFWAVDGEGAYCNGQKLEVSSQSKLQNALIATGFPYAKVNAGVEYEWVIKCMTNLLPYIQDIRRLGAAAVDLCYLAQGKVEAFYEIDLKPWDVAAGILIVQEAGGKISNVDNKTFDFDDKSIVASNGKVHQQLMQYLEKI, from the coding sequence ATGAATATAGATAGATTAAAACAGATAGCATTGGAAGCAGGAAAAATTGTCAGAGAGGGCTACGCCTCCCACAAAGAGGTCTCCCATAAAGGGGTCGTTGATCTTGTGACCGAGTTTGATATCAAAACCGAAGCCTTCATCATCGATCAGCTCAAAAAAGTATTCCCTGACCATACCCTTGTGGGAGAGGAAAGCCACCATGGAAGTTATCACTACGACAAGGCCATCTACATTGACCCCATCGATGGTACGACTAATTTTGTTCACGGTATCCCCCATCTTGCGGTCTCACTTGGCATCTGGGAACAGGGAAAGCCTACCATGGCTGTCGTCTATAACCCTATTTTAGAAGAACTCTTCTGGGCTGTAGATGGAGAGGGTGCGTATTGTAACGGGCAAAAACTTGAGGTTAGTTCACAAAGCAAGCTTCAAAATGCACTGATCGCCACAGGGTTCCCTTATGCCAAGGTCAATGCCGGCGTTGAGTATGAGTGGGTGATCAAATGTATGACCAACCTGCTGCCGTATATCCAGGATATCCGAAGGTTGGGTGCAGCCGCAGTAGATCTGTGCTATCTTGCCCAGGGGAAGGTGGAGGCCTTCTATGAGATCGATCTTAAACCCTGGGATGTGGCTGCAGGGATCCTGATCGTGCAAGAAGCAGGTGGCAAGATCAGCAATGTAGACAACAAGACATTTGATTTTGACGATAAAAGTATTGTCGCAAGCAATGGCAAAGTACATCAACAGCTGATGCAGTATTTAGAGAAGATCTAA
- a CDS encoding paraquat-inducible protein A — translation MKKKIMMLLLSLLVIIMGYFGLQAYSQAKQYEQRTQTLVMDKDISTQAEYQAKNWAEKFSLGYYENDKRLLREETMISQKEHQSEAKRYTLYVMGVLLVILCSAFLVDLRLFTFFGALVALVVLTFGLFAPLLTVTIHKEFEYIGDVVLSFESKSLLGSVVKLWENGEMAVALVILLFSILIPLFKTLSLMFVAVVMESRFAHGIVTFFKWVGKWSMLDVFVVATLLVYLTSNGSDVSHAEVQVGLYFFLAYVIVSMLVSLSADRMLGKLKE, via the coding sequence ATGAAGAAAAAGATAATGATGCTGTTATTGTCCTTATTGGTGATCATCATGGGGTATTTTGGACTGCAAGCCTATTCGCAGGCAAAACAGTATGAACAGCGTACGCAAACACTTGTCATGGATAAAGATATCTCAACACAGGCTGAGTACCAGGCAAAAAATTGGGCGGAGAAGTTCAGCTTGGGATACTACGAGAATGATAAGCGGCTTTTACGTGAAGAGACCATGATTTCTCAAAAGGAGCATCAATCAGAGGCGAAGCGTTATACTCTCTATGTGATGGGGGTGCTACTTGTGATCTTGTGCAGTGCTTTTTTGGTAGATTTGAGACTGTTTACATTTTTTGGTGCTTTGGTGGCGTTAGTCGTGTTGACTTTTGGTCTTTTTGCCCCTCTGCTGACAGTGACGATACATAAAGAGTTTGAGTATATCGGAGATGTCGTACTCTCATTTGAGTCCAAAAGTCTCTTGGGATCCGTGGTGAAGTTATGGGAGAATGGTGAGATGGCGGTAGCCTTGGTGATCCTGCTTTTTTCCATACTCATACCGCTCTTCAAAACGCTCTCTTTAATGTTTGTGGCGGTGGTGATGGAGAGTAGATTCGCCCACGGTATCGTAACGTTTTTCAAATGGGTTGGGAAATGGTCAATGCTGGATGTCTTTGTGGTGGCTACGTTGCTGGTGTATCTCACAAGCAACGGTTCTGATGTCAGTCATGCAGAGGTACAGGTAGGGCTTTATTTCTTTTTGGCCTATGTGATCGTCTCTATGTTGGTGAGTTTGAGTGCCGATCGCATGTTAGGTAAACTGAAGGAATAA
- a CDS encoding YbeD family protein: protein MILDDKTPQKPKIEYPTQWGFKLIGRDKEALLKCIKEAMGDKEHLCSLGNSSRTGKFHTYNASCIVETEEERNRIFKYCQDHDDVDMVI from the coding sequence ATGATTTTAGACGACAAAACACCCCAGAAACCGAAGATAGAATATCCGACCCAATGGGGATTTAAGCTCATAGGCAGAGACAAAGAGGCACTCTTAAAATGTATCAAAGAAGCCATGGGAGACAAAGAACACCTTTGCTCTTTAGGAAACTCTTCGCGGACAGGAAAATTTCATACCTATAACGCCAGCTGCATTGTAGAGACAGAAGAAGAGAGAAATCGTATCTTTAAATACTGTCAGGATCATGACGATGTGGATATGGTGATCTAA
- the moaC gene encoding cyclic pyranopterin monophosphate synthase MoaC, which yields MNLTHLDEQNKPKMVDVSDKDNTTRIATASGIIEVGQAAFDAVLENTAKKGPVLQTAVIAAIQGTKQTSTLIPMCHPLMLTSVKTDIEELPDLPGFKLTVTAKLNGQTGVEMEALTGVSVGLLTIYDMLKAIDKGMVIRNVQLENKSGGKSGDFNRA from the coding sequence CTTACACATCTAGATGAACAGAACAAACCAAAAATGGTCGATGTCTCAGACAAAGACAACACAACACGTATAGCCACGGCCAGCGGTATCATAGAAGTAGGACAAGCTGCTTTTGATGCTGTACTGGAAAATACAGCAAAAAAAGGGCCTGTTCTTCAAACTGCGGTGATTGCTGCCATTCAAGGGACCAAACAAACCTCAACCCTCATCCCTATGTGTCATCCGCTCATGCTGACCTCTGTAAAGACGGATATTGAAGAGCTTCCGGACCTCCCGGGATTTAAACTCACCGTCACAGCAAAACTTAACGGACAGACAGGGGTAGAGATGGAAGCGCTTACCGGAGTCAGTGTAGGACTGCTCACGATCTACGATATGCTCAAAGCAATAGACAAAGGGATGGTCATAAGAAATGTGCAATTAGAAAATAAATCCGGTGGCAAGAGCGGTGATTTTAATCGCGCATAA